DNA sequence from the Carassius gibelio isolate Cgi1373 ecotype wild population from Czech Republic chromosome A14, carGib1.2-hapl.c, whole genome shotgun sequence genome:
tcaaacctgtaatacctccgtttatttttggaatacggtttaagatattttagatttactccgagagctctcagtccttccattgaagctgtgtgtagcctacggtatactgtccatgtccagaaaggtaagaacaacatcatcaaagtagtccatgtgactagagggtcagttagaattttttgaagcatcgaaaatacattttggtccaaaagtagcaaaaactacgactttattcagcattgtcttctcttccgcgtctgttgtaagacagttaacaGAGCAGCTTGTGATATCCgtttcgcgaacgaatcattcgatgtaaccggatctttttgaaacagttcaccaaatcgaactgaatcgttttaaacggttcgcgtgtccaatacgcattaatccacaaatgacttaagctgttaacttgtttaatgtgtctgacactccctctgagttaaaacaaaccaatatcccggagtaattaatttactcaaacagtacactgactgaactgctgtgaagagagaactgaagatgaacactgagccgagccagataatgactcgttcacgagtcaagaaccgtttctgtcagacgcgtccgattcgtgaaccgaggagctgatgatactgcgcatgtgtgattcagcgtgaagcaaaccgacacacagagcgtctgaaccgatctgattcttttggtgattgattctgaactgattctttgctaatgttatgagcccaggtaaaccgaaggcttgcagtcaacgccaatgacgccattgcatcgagcgcaaaagaatcagtgaactgttttcttcaactggtttattgaatcgaactgtcagaaagaactactggtgatccgaaaaccgatgcaaccggttcttgaatcgtgaacgagtcattatctggctcggctcggtgttcatctctctcttcacagcagtccAGTCAGCACgtgcagtcttcttaatcgcttgattcgctcaatgatgtgcagtggtaatgtgggtttgtaatggaatgattcgtaacatttttataattgtaacgagtaaagatgcagcacataaaaaaatttcggagtaaaagtattaaactcagcgaaaatatgtactgaagtaaaagtggaagtaggagaaaaaaataatactctagtaaagtacagataccgccttttagtacttaagtacagtgaagtagttctacttcgttactatacatctctgccgtcagaatgagagtccaaacagctgataaaaacatcacaataatctacaagcaAACCAAATCACGACTCCAATCtattaattaatgtcttgtgaagttctccagtgaaaaaataatattgtctgaatcaggagagaaatatgcatacaTCAAAAAGTTTTAACAAGCAAAAACTGCCCTCAACAAATATGTGTGAATTCTGATGTTAGAGAACAACAGGGGACCGACTGAAggagtgttattatggattatggactcgtattttggccagaagcagtgattttaaatgtaaacGTCTTGATGgagtgtttattacaaacacaccgTTTTTTTGCTTCACAGGATACTGTTGGACTGAGTTGTGTAGTttacttgtggatcattgtgatgtttttatcagctgtttactcttattctgacggcacccattcactgcagagcatccatcttggatgacctgagggtgagtttcagtaaattttaatttttaggtgaactatggCTTTAATAAGGAATGATCATTATTCTAGTATATTGCGTTAACAATTAAAGAATACTTATAAACTAATCTGAAAGAGATCACATGGAAACACTTCCtcaaaagtaatgtaaaataaagtttttcagtttattgtatatttatctatgtttctgcatttcacctctggtCTAGCTTGTTTACTAATCTAAATTATTTAAGTGCGCCAAGAATATTGTTGGCTTTATGAAAAATTGTTGGTGATGCTTCTGATTTTCACCACAGtatttgcaaaacaaataaaaaattatagttaTCACTATTGTGGAGTTTTGCTCTCTGTGTTGAcatctgtgtgtgtctgactgACAATTCATCTCAAAGAATGTATTCAACTCATGCAAAGTATTaattgaatttacaaaaaaaaaaaaaaaagtaagataagtggttgcaatcaatttattttagctacaaaaaaaacaaaaaaaacaattatatatatatatatatatatatatatatatatatatatatatatatatatatatatatatatattaatgtagctaaaataatttgtttgtgaTTACTTTTGTAAGTTTAgaagcagctcacacacacaaacacacacacaactcgtCGCCCATATCTCTGCAAACCAGTATGTCTACTTTTCATTCAGCGTTCCATGGAAGGAAGTTAATTAAACATGGTTTGTTTAGTAAAattatatttccttttatttaacCCCTGCGGACTTGAATGTCGAGTTTAAAGTCTATGTAAAAAATGTTAAGTTAAAAGTGCTTTCCTCACAGGTCCCAGACAGAAATTATATCTGCCAGCTAATAAACTTGTGTCTTTTGAGTTCTTGCCTGTTTTACTAGTTAATGGGAGCATATTGTAAAACCACTTGTGTGATTAGAATGCCTTTTATTTACCAGCTATTATTTTAACAGGCAATTAACGTCAGAGGAATGTGATTTTAACCCCAAAACTAAAACAACCAATGTGTTCAATTCAAATCTGAGTCTTACTGAAATGAACAGGGGATATTTGTGACATACAGGACAATTGATACAAACGATATCTAATAAAATGGCTTTTAAGTATTATCCTAAAGCTAAACAGCTTTTGAAAAGTGAAATAGTACATTTATTGTGCTAATGAGAAAGAATTATAAgtgaaaatattacaaatgaGAAACACTGGGGCATTaactactaataaaataaatattaaacaaaagtctgccaaatgcatataCGCAACTCCAAATAACTGTAAAAAGAAGCTAATCTTTAGTTTAGAGACTGATGAAGAatacttttaattatattttcttttttgttgaacCCTGCATTGAAATGTATCCTACTTTTTTTCCATAAGTCTTTCACATTTATCTCTAATCAACAGGTATCCTGCACTATTTCTTTTTGCTCTCTTTTATGCACGcacatgcatgcacgcacacagcACACAGTAAACAGTAAACTATTACAAAAACGTGTGCCAAGATTCTAGGAAATCAAACTGATGGACATTACTTTCGCTCCTCAACTAGTGGGACCAGTTTCACCTTCAGATTAAATGAAAAGGAGGGAGGTGGAGGCGGAGGAGGAGATAACGGCAAACGTATATATACACACCATCTGTGCCCATAGCTTTAAACTACCAGCTGAAGCCAGAGTGGGTACACAACATCCTTACAGCTCAAAGAGAAGGTGAAATGCCACATTTagattataaaatgaaatgataacTATAATGTGAATATTAATATCTATCCTTGTTCTTTACAGCATACTTTGGAAGCAATGGCAGGTGGGTCTTGTGCGCTATGTGCAATATGCATTTCTGTATTAATTTCAAgcaggattttttatttaaaacgttttcaaaatgctgatttaatgccaaaaactaaactaaagtgACTGGATAAATCTATATTCTGGATAGATCTTCATTCAGTCATCTTAGGGTTTAAAAGACACTTTATATTCTGTAATATTATCAGTTTCAATACACTGACACTATTTAAAGCAGCTCTacaaaagacaatagtgtcaATGTCTAGCTCGGTTTCtatacttgaattgaattaaaaaaagtgaagctgaaataaaagtgaaaaagtgaaagtgattcaTAATTAATGAACTCCGTGATATATCAGCACTGTTTTGAATCAAGTGAATCGAATCAGTGCTGAGCCGAATCACACTACTGCTTTCTGTAGAGCTATGAAATTTGCACTATTCGAGAACTAAACTGAATCAACACCGAACCTACAGTACTTGAGCTGAATATTGACCCTATTAGCTTCCTTAGAGCTGCTTATAGAGTTAAACAGAGGTTGTAAAGAAAACCACTCAGCAACTTtgcaaaccttttttatttttttttctgtatcacTGTGAAGCTTCTGCTACAATCTGTATTGTGTAAAGTGATACAAGTGTGACTTGATTTGACCTTCTGTAAATTTGATGAAAAGTTTAGGCAATTTTGCAACTTTATGTATCTTTATGAGTTTTATGTATAAAGGGCTGGTGGTGTTTGCATGATTCTCCACAGATGAAAGCTTTAAGCAGGAGTTCCTGGAGACCCATAACCAGTACAGGAAGCAGCATCAAGCCCCAGAGCTGACGTACAATGACGAGCTGTGCACTGCTGCTCAAAAGTGGGCGGATCATATGCTGAGCAAAAGATCATTGGGCCACAGTGACACAGATGATGGGGAGAATGTGTTTTATTCCTACTGTTCTGAGAAAAAGACACCCACAGGTAAAATCTGCAGCTTAATAATTACGTAAAGCGTctgtaaataaattcaaatgtggAAAAGTATAGACTCAGTGGAattcattcacaaaaataaaagaaacacccAATTCACATtacatgaatttacatttatatatattttttaagtacaaTTGTGGATGCAGCACTGAGCACATCACACTgaagatatttcttattttgtgtaTCTTAGGGAAGGAGGCTGTAGACAGTTGGTACAGTGAGATCAAGGATTACGACTTTACTAAATCAGGACATCAGCCCAAAACAGGTAATGATCATTTCGGGAATAAATAGTTTCATTTGACTATGACATTACAAAGATGTAATGAAttgacatttcttattattggcTTACTCTAATTCTGTCtagttgtatatataaatacacattttttatatttgcaggGCATTTCACTCAGGTCGTGTGGAAATCATCCACTGAGCTCGGTGTAGGTCTGGCGACTGATGGAAACACAGTTTTTGTCGTGGGCCAGTACAGACCTGCTGGAAATATAACCAACGATGGTTACTATGagaaaaatgttcttcctaaAACTGAATGATTGTTTTCTTTCCTCAATGAATTTGTCCATTGCTAAATGTTTATatgatttagcagatgcttttaattCAAAGTGACTTACGTCACCAtaaccattttaaatgtaatacatgGATCAAATcctgtgtgtgttaataaagtaatggaTCTTTGCGTCATAAacaattg
Encoded proteins:
- the im:7150988 gene encoding Golgi-associated plant pathogenesis-related protein 1 is translated as MADESFKQEFLETHNQYRKQHQAPELTYNDELCTAAQKWADHMLSKRSLGHSDTDDGENVFYSYCSEKKTPTGKEAVDSWYSEIKDYDFTKSGHQPKTGHFTQVVWKSSTELGVGLATDGNTVFVVGQYRPAGNITNDGYYEKNVLPKTE